A segment of the Macrotis lagotis isolate mMagLag1 chromosome 8, bilby.v1.9.chrom.fasta, whole genome shotgun sequence genome:
AAACTTATTTAATGCTTATCATTAAGAGTAAGGTACTATGctagttttctttttaacctcTGTAACAGCTGGGCTCTGGATTTCAGCAGATGggtccatttcacatagattgaAGAGTTACCCAGTGAAAGTGAATCTAGATCTAAGTTAGCCTGGGTGTTGGAGGAAAAGTTATGCTATAACTTATAGAACATGAATGTAACTGCTTAGAGTAATTGCTTGACATTGTAAATAATAAAGCATCCCATGTCTAGTATCAGGGCATATTTCTGTTAGAATAAGgcaacttttgtttttttggtttttgcaaggccaaggtcacaccactaggtaattattaagtgtctgaggcctgatttgaactcgggtcctcctgactccagggctggtgctctatccaatgcgccacctagccgcccctgttttgttttttaagtaacaccagtcttcataattttttgtttaaGCTGAGAGAATCAATACATATTTACTTCCTCTTCCCTTTGGCATTCTACTTTTTCCTTTGCAGGAGTTTACTACTAGCTTGCTGCTGAGGAATGATGTTAGAAAATAATGGACTGAGAAGAATTAGATGGTAGAAATAGCACCACATGTTGGAATAACCATCTTAGCATTATTCTTCTACATCTGTATGTCTGGATTGGAGGGGAATTGGGATGTGCTCCTGTTTTGTGTCATTCCCCTAGGACTGGAACAAGGAAATATTATTGAAGGATTGAGGTCAGAGTGGAGTCAGGGACACATTGACTGATTGAAATGGAACACTTGATCATACAACACTTAGTATCACCAGCTTGCCTTTTATGCTACCAGGGAAAGGGTTTGAGATTCCAGTAGCCCCTGAATTcctggatgaatattttaaaaaatagtctgcTGGGACTTCTTTGCCTTAGATCATAACTTTAAATCTATACCAATAGGGGAAGCACATAGTTCAGTGCTTATTCCATCTTCATGCCTTCCCCAAATGCTTTTTCCAACAATCGCTTCAATGTCCCTATCGATCATTTGTCCTAGACAACGAATTTTTCTGTTTAGCAGATGGTAGATTTGGTAAATTATCAAACCCATTGAGCttgattaagaaagaaaaatgagttgtCTGAACCCATTGTAGTTTCTAGATTTCTTAAACTAGGTAAAGTCAGGATACTATTTCAAAGCTTCCCTGGAACCATTTGGGGTTGAGATACCAAAGCAACGGGGGGGCGGGGCGGTGTAAAGGTTCGAATAATTCTTTAATTTGGTCTGATTCAGGCTTGCCTTTACTCAAGAACCATGTACAATTTTGTATCTTGAACCTGAAGAGTGTGGACTATTTTGAATAGTTCAAATTGTTTAAACAGTTCTGTTAGTTATTAAAGCATTAGGAAGGGGAACATATtaatgttttgttcttcatttgcaaagaagactacaacatcagggaggtgatgccatgacaagcacatgaattggatctcaGTGGGGGCTGCtgtggctgtgctaagtcaccagcctcactttctcctccaggtgcatctgggtccagtggcaaatatgaatcaggatgactggagatggttgcAGTtaggtttaggtgacttgcccagggtcacaactagtaagtgacagaTGCTTGATTGTAACtcttcctcctaattccaaggccagttgctctaaccactgtgccatctagctgtggAACATATAAAGGAATTGGAATGACAGAGCCTAGAAAAGAAAAGGTTTAAAATAGAATAATGTTGACTTGTTCTGACCTCCTGCTTTCTGAAAGAACAACACAATAGAAAAAGCCACACAAAACAGGTGAGATATAGGAAACAACAATCTCTATGTCAGGACTCTTGAGGAAGTATCAGAGTATCTAAATATTGGAAAAGACACTGATTAGTGCTTGGTAACTGAAGGTTGGGGGAATTGGATGACCTTTGTTCCATTCTGTTTGAGGATTCTAAGATCAAGATGAGTGAGAAGCAACTCTTTTCTGACCTGGGGTAACTATTCTTTATCATTGTCCCTCCATTTAATTTGAGGGGGATGACATGTTATACTTTTTTTGTGAAATTGCTTTTAATTGATAATGAGCATCTTATCAAATAGTAGAAACTGCCCTGTCCACCCCCTTTCCCCATTATAATTTGCTATTCTTTCTGGTCACAACTTTTTGGGGACTGGGCCAGTGATCATCTGTTCCAAACCCACAGAAGACCAAGGTGGATGGCAGAGTCCAAAGAACTTATTTGTACCTTGGTCAACCAATGGCCAAGGTACCCTACTAGAATTGAGAGTAATAGCTATGAAAGTGTGAAAAAAAAAGGGAGTTGAACTATGAAGTCATCTCTTTGTCTGCTCAGGACACTCACATGGAGGCCTGAGGAGCACCACACAGCTCGCTGAAGTATTCAGACACTATTTACTTGACTACCAGGGGACTggctcatcatttttttcttgactggTTCAGTAAGGATCACCTCTAAGGAATGAATGAAGTTGATTCCAAAGCATAACCATCACAAACTCCTGCTTCCATTCAGGAGTAATTGAGTTTTGGGATTAACAGTGAGCAAAATGGTCATCTCCAACATCACGCAGGTCAAGGCCAGCCACCTCTGGGGGACTCTGGCAGGTGAGGTTATTGTAGGTATATACAGGAATCTGGCAGTCATCCCTTTCTTGAATGGCTCGGACAAAGCGGGGCACCACACTGGGCTTCTGCAAGGAGAAATCCCTCAGCCCCTTTAGGGAACAACTACAGTTCCATTTGTTTCCTTCCAGCCACAGCTGCTCTAGGGCTGAGAGCTGGGGTGAGAATACCCTCAGAGAGTTGTTCCTGAGGCTGAGATACCTGAGGTTCCCCAAAGGTGCAAACAGACCATCAGCTATGTTTTCTATATGGTTGTGAGAGAGGTCAAGCCAGAACAAGCGTTGGAGGGAGCTAAATGTGTCTGGGGAGAGATCTGCCAGCTGGTTGTGGGAAAGAAGCAGGTACTCCAGGTTCTTGAGACCCTGGAAGAGCTCCCTGGAGAGGAGCATTAGCATATTGGATGTGAGGTCCAGCTCCAAGAGTTCCTGCAGCTCCATCAGACTCTGGTCCTCAATCATAGAAATGCTATTATGCTTCAAGAAGAGTCTCCGTAGACCAGGAAGACCAGAGAATGTGTGCCGCTGGACCCTGTTAAGGCAGCTGCCCTCGAGGTGGAGGCTGTGCAGCTTGCTAAGCCCCTTGAAGACCTGCTCAGGGAAGCTTTTGATGCAGTTGCTGGACAAGTTCATCACAGCCACATTGAAGAGGCCAGGGAATGCTCCAACCTTGATATCCTGGATCTGATTGTGGTTAAGGGTGAGGACTTCCAGCTGACCCAGACCTTCAAATGTCCTCTCCCCAAGGCTCCGGATTTTGTTGTGCCCAAGCTGCAGCTCTTCCAAGATTTGTAGGTCTTTGAAGGTCCTAGGTCGGAGGTTGGTGATGGCATTGTTGGAGAGTCTCAGGACATGCAGACTAATGAGGCCCAGGAAGGTCTCCTCAAAGAGGACACTGATGCGGTTGTGAGATAGGTCCAACCAGCGCAAGGACCGCAGGCCCAGAAAAGCCCGGGGTGCAATGGTGTTGATGAGATTGTGGCTCAGGTAGAGCTTCTGCAGCTTCTGCAGCTTGATGAAGACATTGGCCTTAATGCTCCGGAGAGCATTTCCACTCAAGTCCAGCTCCCTGAGCTCAGTGAGACTGCAGAAGAGCTGGGGCTGCAAGTAAGCCAGCTTGTTCCCAGCCATGATGAGCTCCCGGAGGTTGGGCAGGTCATGGAACAGTGTATCTGGGAGAACCACTAGCGAGTTCCAGCCAAGATTCAGATCCCAGAGGTTGGAGAGCCCAGCAAAAAGACCCTCTTCAACCTTGCTGAAGTAGTTGTTGTTGAGACTCAGTGAAACCAGGTTCTGGGTGTGCAGGAAGGTGTTGGGGGCAAGGTATTTCAGGCGATTTCGTTCCaggtgtaggtgatagagagACCTGAGTCCATGGAAAGCATGCTGCTCCAGGCTGCCCACCTGGCTGCTCTGCAGGTTGAGAAAATCCAGGCCAGAGAGGTTTTTGAAGGCACCTGTGGGAAGAGTGGTGAAGTTGTTGCCATCCAGCCACAGAGCCTTGGTGGTACCAGGCAGGTCATTAGGGAGCTGAGTGAGGTTTCTGGAGCTACAGTATACGTTGAGTTCTTCACTGTAGTCATCATAGTTGCAGGCACAAGCCCCAGGGCATTTTAGAAGCTCAGGCTCACTGGGCTCTGCTCCCTCCATGCTTGAGGAGCACCTTGCTGCAGGGCACATCATTGCCCAGGGGAACAGCAGCAGCTGCACTATCATGGGAATGGCTCCTACAGTGAGGAACAAAGCCTGAGTTAGGTATGGTACCTGGTCCAATCTCGACTACTCTTGATAAAGCACTCATTCCCCCATTCAAATAAATCAATGTTAGTCATCTGTGTAGAAGGAAGCAGAGCCTTAGGGGAATCAACTCCACCGTACACACTTTTACCACTCCGTGTGACTTGTGTTGGACAAGTTCTT
Coding sequences within it:
- the IGFALS gene encoding LOW QUALITY PROTEIN: insulin-like growth factor-binding protein complex acid labile subunit (The sequence of the model RefSeq protein was modified relative to this genomic sequence to represent the inferred CDS: inserted 1 base in 1 codon): MRAGPRSSLSPRCPTPAQTHSLPPSXLAPGGLKESGPSWAVLAGCQGGCCTPSSEEIQRAGAALLHGTLLPRLASTRMTHRKGAIPMIVQLLLFPWAMMCPAARCSSSMEGAEPSEPELLKCPGACACNYDDYSEELNVYCSSRNLTQLPNDLPGTTKALWLDGNNFTTLPTGAFKNLSGLDFLNLQSSQVGSLEQHAFHGLRSLYHLHLERNRLKYLAPNTFLHTQNLVSLSLNNNYFSKVEEGLFAGLSNLWDLNLGWNSLVVLPDTLFHDLPNLRELIMAGNKLAYLQPQLFCSLTELRELDLSGNALRSIKANVFIKLQKLQKLYLSHNLINTIAPRAFLGLRSLRWLDLSHNRISVLFEETFLGLISLHVLRLSNNAITNLRPRTFKDLQILEELQLGHNKIRSLGERTFEGLGQLEVLTLNHNQIQDIKVGAFPGLFNVAVMNLSSNCIKSFPEQVFKGLSKLHSLHLEGSCLNRVQRHTFSGLPGLRRLFLKHNSISMIEDQSLMELQELLELDLTSNMLMLLSRELFQGLKNLEYLLLSHNQLADLSPDTFSSLQRLFWLDLSHNHIENIADGLFAPLGNLRYLSLRNNSLRVFSPQLSALEQLWLEGNKWNCSCSLKGLRDFSLQKPSVVPRFVRAIQERDDCQIPVYTYNNLTCQSPPEVAGLDLRDVGDDHFAHC